A region from the Candidatus Binatia bacterium genome encodes:
- the hisI gene encoding phosphoribosyl-AMP cyclohydrolase, translating into MESPDWSKGLVPAVAQDADTGDVLMLAYMNEDSWNETLRTGRACYWSRSRKKLWRKGEESGHHQDIQEIRIDCDRDTIVLKVLQHGAACHVGYRSCFYRKLENGVWQICETKIFDPDSVYEKSK; encoded by the coding sequence ATGGAATCTCCCGATTGGAGCAAGGGCCTTGTGCCCGCGGTGGCACAGGACGCTGACACCGGAGATGTCTTGATGCTGGCCTATATGAACGAGGACAGCTGGAACGAGACGCTGCGCACCGGACGAGCATGCTACTGGAGTCGATCGCGAAAGAAACTCTGGCGCAAGGGCGAAGAGTCCGGGCACCATCAGGATATCCAGGAGATTCGCATCGACTGCGACAGAGACACGATTGTCCTGAAAGTCCTCCAGCATGGTGCGGCCTGTCACGTCGGTTATCGAAGCTGTTTTTACCGCAAGCTCGAAAATGGCGTGTGGCAGATCTGTGAAACCAAAATCTTTGACCCCGACAGCGTTTACGAGAAGAGCAAATGA
- the hisG gene encoding ATP phosphoribosyltransferase, with the protein MTKEIEPLRLGIPKGSLEKMTVDLFARAGWGIQTSSRSYFPSIDDPAIRCSLMRPQEMSRYIENGTLDAGITGQDWITENQSDVEKVADLVYSKVSLQGTRWVLVVKEDSAITKPEDLAGKRISTELIGVTKRFFADRKIEVDVEFSWGATEAKVAEGLVDAIVDVTETGSTLRANNLRIVSELIPSNPVLVANKKAWADPGRRRKIEQIAMLLRGALEAQGKVGVKLNVKDSGLEEVIALLPSLTAPTVASLAQTEKLHGDKWYAVETVIAEATVRDLIPQLLDAGATGILEYPINKLI; encoded by the coding sequence ATGACCAAAGAAATAGAACCGCTGCGGTTGGGCATCCCCAAGGGCAGTCTGGAAAAAATGACCGTCGACCTCTTCGCCCGTGCCGGGTGGGGAATCCAGACGAGCTCGCGAAGCTACTTTCCTTCGATTGACGATCCCGCCATACGCTGCTCGCTTATGCGTCCGCAGGAAATGTCTCGGTACATCGAGAACGGGACCCTCGACGCGGGCATTACAGGGCAGGACTGGATCACGGAAAATCAGTCCGATGTCGAGAAGGTCGCTGACCTCGTCTACTCGAAAGTCAGCTTGCAGGGCACGCGCTGGGTTCTGGTCGTCAAGGAGGACTCCGCTATCACAAAACCCGAAGATCTGGCGGGCAAGCGAATCTCGACAGAGCTGATCGGGGTCACCAAGCGATTCTTCGCCGACCGCAAGATCGAAGTCGATGTCGAGTTCTCGTGGGGTGCCACCGAAGCCAAGGTAGCCGAGGGCCTGGTCGATGCGATCGTGGATGTCACCGAAACCGGATCCACACTGCGCGCAAACAACCTGCGCATCGTGTCGGAACTCATCCCTTCCAACCCGGTCCTCGTCGCGAACAAAAAGGCCTGGGCTGATCCGGGTCGCCGACGGAAGATCGAGCAAATCGCCATGCTCCTGCGCGGAGCGCTGGAAGCTCAGGGCAAAGTAGGCGTCAAACTGAACGTCAAGGATAGCGGGCTCGAGGAGGTCATTGCCCTATTGCCGAGCTTGACGGCGCCTACCGTCGCCAGCCTTGCCCAGACGGAAAAACTCCACGGTGACAAGTGGTACGCTGTTGAGACAGTAATCGCTGAAGCGACCGTGCGGGACCTGATCCCGCAACTGCTGGATGCCGGCGCAACCGGGATCCTCGAGTACCCGATCAACAAATTGATTTAG
- a CDS encoding right-handed parallel beta-helix repeat-containing protein — MDLKTGHRRRLAAIAASCLAMLFLATLPSSALAASDIVSCSKRIAKGLKSFSSSTAEILGECEIDDLEDDEVFVSCADDEEVLKDRYKANSKLWREVRKCGAAAIRAVCPLGAKTLDELSLAVDQSTSGPGLFLESLMADLFKTNLNSSCPKPVAAVSKKAEECASRLVRAVEEVNDDALKCHYKCELSNLRSSYREPCVDPDTNLPTVGGKLESCLERARGDLQDVLTERCVDEDAQDDETLLTELGCPLGESRPDYLSVMLWERMYRGLIELNTQTFRSSCKANLAGDENPDLVPAVVTLSPSGIQTTVSCGQVLDRAFFRGSSDERDDTDLDFESNLDCRDATTGVDGFVINHSGVSVTGREKWSIEGPRSSRLRTGFGIRIAQGISDISIKKFRAIQRFAVGIGDVGFSNNIDIDSIGFRRNVQVGVRLSATRARIDNIRADRNNIGVEVSGHDSSVLNSRITRSEGLDGIGMILGLPFGDIMENINPRAVRVSSVEFEGNQGIGLWIMGGAHQVEESDFVANGGDGLRIDGWGSKIESNSIKSNGGNGISLNGTANELTANRSDLNGLAGYSVAVGALLNDLNNNGAGTPADQGNLGVGFEIFGAGTIVENNRAEANGEQGFYIATVTAAMDGNYAGANHGVGFEIAVSGNNLDTNVAERNDLAEFVIAAGNVDGQGNRANGSTFAFGPDGTNGVE, encoded by the coding sequence ATGGACTTGAAGACAGGCCACAGGAGGCGCTTGGCAGCCATTGCTGCGAGTTGTCTAGCCATGCTGTTTTTGGCGACTTTGCCGTCTTCGGCGCTTGCCGCCAGCGATATCGTGTCTTGCTCCAAGCGGATCGCCAAGGGGCTGAAAAGTTTCTCCAGTTCGACCGCAGAAATTCTGGGCGAATGCGAGATCGACGACCTCGAAGACGATGAAGTTTTCGTCTCCTGCGCTGACGACGAGGAGGTCCTGAAGGATCGATACAAAGCGAACTCCAAACTGTGGCGAGAGGTTCGTAAATGCGGGGCGGCCGCTATTCGTGCGGTGTGTCCTCTCGGAGCCAAGACCCTCGACGAGCTCTCGCTTGCCGTAGATCAATCGACAAGTGGCCCTGGTTTGTTTTTGGAGAGTTTGATGGCTGATCTCTTCAAGACCAATCTGAATTCCTCCTGCCCGAAACCTGTCGCAGCGGTTTCCAAGAAGGCAGAGGAGTGCGCGAGTCGTTTGGTTCGGGCCGTCGAAGAAGTGAATGACGATGCTCTGAAGTGCCATTATAAATGCGAACTCTCCAACCTTCGTTCGTCTTATCGCGAACCGTGCGTCGACCCGGATACAAACCTGCCAACGGTGGGTGGGAAGCTTGAGTCCTGTTTGGAGCGTGCCCGCGGAGACCTTCAGGATGTATTGACCGAACGATGTGTGGATGAGGACGCTCAAGATGACGAGACTTTGCTGACGGAGTTGGGTTGCCCGTTGGGGGAGTCCCGACCGGACTATCTGTCTGTCATGCTTTGGGAGCGCATGTACCGCGGTTTGATCGAGCTTAATACCCAGACCTTCCGCTCGAGTTGCAAGGCAAACCTGGCTGGCGACGAAAACCCCGATCTTGTTCCGGCCGTGGTCACGCTCAGCCCGAGCGGTATTCAAACGACGGTTTCCTGCGGTCAGGTGCTCGATCGAGCATTCTTTCGCGGCTCCTCCGATGAGCGCGACGATACCGATCTGGATTTTGAATCGAATCTGGACTGTCGCGATGCGACAACAGGGGTAGACGGCTTCGTCATCAACCACAGTGGCGTAAGCGTGACTGGTCGGGAGAAATGGTCGATTGAGGGGCCTCGCAGCTCTCGGCTTCGGACAGGTTTCGGGATTCGAATCGCCCAGGGAATCTCGGATATCTCGATCAAGAAGTTTCGGGCCATCCAGAGGTTTGCCGTCGGAATCGGAGACGTCGGATTCAGCAATAATATCGATATTGACTCGATCGGGTTCCGACGAAATGTGCAGGTTGGGGTGCGCCTGAGTGCCACTCGGGCGCGTATCGATAATATACGGGCGGATCGGAACAATATCGGTGTGGAGGTCTCTGGGCACGATAGCTCGGTGCTCAATTCCAGGATCACCCGCTCGGAAGGGCTCGATGGCATCGGTATGATCTTGGGGTTGCCCTTCGGTGATATCATGGAAAACATCAATCCAAGGGCCGTGCGCGTCTCCTCCGTTGAATTCGAGGGGAATCAGGGGATCGGTCTCTGGATCATGGGAGGCGCCCATCAGGTTGAGGAAAGCGACTTTGTCGCCAATGGCGGCGATGGTTTGCGAATTGACGGCTGGGGAAGCAAGATCGAGAGCAATTCGATCAAGTCCAATGGCGGCAACGGTATCAGCCTCAACGGAACGGCGAACGAACTTACCGCGAACCGGAGTGATTTGAACGGACTTGCTGGTTATTCGGTGGCCGTTGGCGCCCTCCTGAACGACCTGAACAATAATGGCGCCGGCACTCCGGCGGACCAGGGGAACTTGGGCGTCGGCTTCGAGATCTTCGGTGCGGGCACGATTGTCGAGAATAATCGGGCTGAGGCTAATGGTGAGCAGGGTTTCTATATCGCGACGGTCACGGCAGCGATGGATGGTAACTACGCGGGAGCCAACCACGGCGTCGGTTTCGAAATCGCGGTTTCGGGTAACAATCTCGATACCAACGTCGCCGAACGCAATGATCTGGCCGAGTTCGTGATTGCCGCAGGGAATGTGGATGGCCAAGGGAACCGTGCAAATGGTTCTACCTTTGCCTTTGGTCCTGACGGGACGAACGGCGTCGAGTAG
- a CDS encoding Ig-like domain-containing protein — protein MAVIWSSAGHAREIREIRLHPLEITLAPGASMNLQVFALFDDETEEELTEGVVFEVKDHKVARIDGFVLTATGGGDTRIEASHDASNTREADPVELNVLKVEKLEISPTALALAAGSKGQLRALATLEDGQTGVDITDGVDWESRKEGVAVVSNTPGSKGEVTALSAGIAEISAEDPESGEKTEKNQMLVTVTGRGNDGDGDSEEDPPEIEELTFEVDNTSLIPGETMQIAVTAEFEDGSTADVTDDCLFRSRRGKVASVSSTGRVTAGESGTAKIEIEHISGEEPRRDLEIWVGEVEQLTLQPKKPRLEVDETLALKALATYDNGRSADVTQMVSWTSGKTRVVTVGENGSAAGRLTAISRGETTVMARDRASGTKTEKRDGEVIVTNPGESPEDVPPDPDAERSIRDIKNLVFQPGSISLRPGESQSVRISAIYKDGWAEDVTDLVELRVRSRRVANVESGALITAISGGETEVRARYADAGRSSRVALKVRVAQLSSLRISPARIGLEPGATTQLRALAKFDNETAEVDVTETVEWSSDRTKIATVDDAALRGHLTAIEPGETEIEIRDPESGIRNDRSTGRVEVGYDLDPDGPEASSDTVVGLKFEPDALTLSVDELASFTVQGVAEDGTLSPLPLDELRLRVASRRIASINNEGFIEGRRGGTTALNVEYREENLEAALPITVREIIRLEIFPADVSLRVGGTLQLTALAEYNDGTTGVDVTDEVEWRSRDRSSVSLDDSDQKGLLTGLEPGSGRVEVRHRFSKTMSDASTGSFEVVSGLQKIYVAPENLLAELDEEYQMSALAIFEDGATVDVTKEVIWSVSSPSIANISDTGRLVVTALSNNPIYVKAIDLQTGVSSTLSNGDATVSTSDLNGGGGDDDGGDDGGDDGGGTSPTPIGLQVSATPDTIVQAPQRELLAPGESRQLYALLAISGEDRPFDRTSSSLWFSSNSDAVPVELGRVTCREIGIAVISAALPDGSMTSTGTLGDVTIECTAAELVELRIVPSDHDLNYGKSKQLRAYRVYSSGVEVEITNKVIWESEDPASVSVIESGAQGGRVTAHDDAIVEISAYDPEFDISSEDTDSNSKIGVRKTRIRLQIYPFLPAVSPDGKIRGRVGDTMALKAKVWYKAGPTQGVNLLVNWTSSDDTVVQMGTGRTSSAEFKVNQGRFLSDGEVVITATWPADEFSNELSDTIEVEVSE, from the coding sequence ATGGCGGTAATCTGGTCTTCGGCGGGCCACGCCCGCGAGATCCGCGAAATCAGGCTCCACCCTCTGGAAATCACACTCGCCCCCGGCGCATCGATGAACCTGCAAGTGTTCGCCCTTTTCGATGACGAAACCGAGGAGGAGTTGACCGAAGGCGTCGTCTTTGAGGTCAAAGATCATAAGGTAGCCAGAATCGACGGCTTCGTTCTGACAGCCACCGGCGGCGGTGACACCCGGATCGAGGCCTCGCATGACGCTTCGAACACCCGAGAAGCGGACCCCGTCGAACTCAATGTTCTGAAGGTCGAAAAGCTCGAAATCAGCCCGACCGCACTGGCCCTGGCCGCAGGCTCCAAGGGCCAGCTGCGAGCCCTCGCCACCCTTGAAGATGGACAAACCGGGGTCGACATCACCGACGGCGTGGATTGGGAGTCTCGGAAAGAGGGTGTTGCCGTGGTCTCGAACACACCCGGTTCCAAGGGTGAGGTCACAGCTCTGAGCGCTGGAATCGCTGAAATCTCGGCCGAAGACCCCGAGTCCGGTGAAAAAACCGAGAAAAATCAGATGCTTGTCACGGTAACCGGCCGCGGCAACGACGGTGACGGGGACAGCGAAGAAGACCCGCCGGAAATCGAGGAACTGACATTTGAGGTCGACAATACAAGTTTGATCCCCGGCGAGACCATGCAAATCGCGGTCACCGCCGAATTTGAGGATGGCTCGACCGCCGACGTAACGGACGATTGCCTCTTCCGAAGTCGACGAGGGAAGGTGGCCAGCGTCAGCAGTACCGGCAGGGTCACCGCCGGCGAATCCGGCACAGCCAAAATCGAGATCGAACATATCTCGGGCGAGGAACCCCGCCGAGATCTGGAGATCTGGGTCGGCGAAGTCGAGCAACTGACGCTCCAACCGAAAAAGCCCCGTCTCGAGGTCGATGAGACACTCGCCTTGAAGGCGCTGGCCACCTACGACAATGGCCGAAGCGCGGATGTCACCCAGATGGTCAGTTGGACCTCCGGCAAGACGCGCGTAGTCACCGTCGGCGAAAACGGCAGCGCTGCCGGCCGCCTTACCGCAATCAGTCGCGGTGAAACTACCGTCATGGCGCGGGACCGTGCCTCGGGCACCAAAACCGAAAAGCGCGACGGTGAAGTCATCGTCACCAACCCGGGCGAGTCACCCGAAGACGTCCCCCCCGATCCGGATGCTGAACGCTCCATCCGAGACATCAAGAATCTCGTATTCCAGCCGGGGTCGATCTCTCTGCGCCCCGGAGAAAGTCAATCCGTAAGAATATCCGCCATCTACAAGGACGGCTGGGCCGAAGATGTCACCGACCTGGTCGAACTTCGGGTTCGGAGTCGCCGCGTCGCGAACGTCGAATCCGGTGCTTTGATCACCGCTATCAGCGGGGGCGAAACCGAGGTTCGTGCACGTTACGCGGACGCAGGGCGGAGCTCACGAGTCGCCTTGAAGGTACGCGTGGCTCAACTCTCCAGCCTCAGAATTTCACCGGCGCGTATTGGATTGGAACCCGGTGCGACGACTCAGCTTCGCGCGCTGGCGAAATTTGATAACGAGACTGCCGAAGTCGATGTCACGGAAACCGTGGAATGGAGTTCGGACCGCACCAAGATCGCCACGGTTGATGATGCCGCACTCCGGGGCCACCTGACCGCAATCGAGCCGGGCGAGACAGAGATCGAAATCCGCGACCCCGAGAGCGGGATTCGAAACGATCGATCCACAGGCCGCGTCGAAGTCGGCTACGACCTGGATCCAGACGGACCTGAAGCCTCCTCCGATACGGTCGTCGGACTCAAATTTGAACCTGATGCCCTGACCCTGAGCGTCGACGAACTGGCTAGTTTCACAGTTCAGGGTGTAGCCGAAGACGGAACACTTTCCCCTCTGCCTCTCGATGAACTGCGACTGCGTGTCGCCTCGAGGCGCATCGCATCCATCAATAATGAAGGATTCATCGAAGGGCGACGCGGGGGCACCACGGCGCTGAACGTGGAATACCGGGAGGAAAATCTCGAAGCAGCGCTGCCCATTACCGTTCGAGAAATCATCCGTCTTGAAATCTTCCCCGCCGACGTCTCTCTCCGTGTTGGCGGAACACTCCAGCTAACCGCCTTGGCGGAATACAATGACGGCACCACGGGTGTCGATGTCACCGACGAGGTCGAGTGGCGTAGCCGGGATCGATCCAGCGTGTCTCTTGATGACTCCGACCAGAAAGGACTGCTCACCGGTCTCGAACCGGGCTCAGGCCGGGTCGAAGTTCGCCACCGATTCTCCAAGACCATGTCCGATGCTTCCACCGGAAGTTTCGAGGTCGTCAGCGGATTGCAGAAAATATACGTTGCACCCGAGAACTTGCTCGCCGAACTCGACGAAGAGTACCAAATGAGTGCACTCGCCATTTTCGAAGATGGCGCAACTGTGGACGTCACCAAAGAAGTCATCTGGAGTGTCAGCAGCCCGAGCATTGCGAACATCAGCGACACGGGGCGCCTTGTTGTGACGGCCCTCAGCAATAATCCGATCTACGTTAAGGCAATCGACCTCCAAACCGGCGTCTCCTCGACTCTCAGCAACGGCGACGCCACGGTATCCACATCGGACCTCAACGGCGGAGGTGGTGACGATGACGGTGGTGACGATGGCGGCGACGATGGCGGCGGGACCAGCCCAACTCCAATCGGGCTGCAAGTGTCCGCGACTCCAGATACCATCGTTCAGGCCCCGCAACGAGAACTTCTCGCGCCTGGCGAGTCCCGACAACTCTACGCGTTGCTCGCGATCTCCGGCGAAGATCGTCCGTTCGACCGAACGTCGAGCTCACTCTGGTTCTCGTCGAACAGCGATGCAGTTCCAGTCGAGCTAGGACGAGTCACCTGTCGCGAGATCGGGATTGCTGTCATTTCCGCGGCTCTCCCTGATGGATCCATGACCTCGACAGGAACTCTGGGCGACGTCACTATCGAGTGCACCGCCGCAGAGCTGGTGGAACTGCGGATCGTTCCGAGCGACCACGACCTCAATTACGGGAAAAGTAAGCAACTCCGAGCTTATCGCGTCTACAGCAGCGGCGTTGAGGTCGAGATCACCAACAAGGTCATCTGGGAGTCCGAAGACCCAGCTTCGGTAAGCGTGATCGAGTCAGGCGCTCAGGGAGGACGAGTGACCGCCCATGACGACGCCATTGTCGAGATCAGCGCATACGACCCTGAGTTCGACATCTCTTCGGAAGACACAGACTCCAACTCCAAGATTGGTGTCAGAAAGACCCGGATTCGGCTCCAGATTTACCCGTTCCTGCCGGCTGTGAGTCCCGACGGAAAGATCCGCGGTCGGGTCGGAGATACCATGGCCCTCAAGGCGAAGGTCTGGTACAAAGCTGGCCCCACGCAGGGTGTCAACTTGTTGGTGAATTGGACTTCATCCGACGACACGGTGGTCCAGATGGGAACCGGCCGGACATCAAGCGCCGAGTTCAAGGTCAATCAGGGTCGCTTCCTTTCCGATGGGGAAGTGGTCATTACAGCGACTTGGCCAGCGGATGAATTCTCCAACGAACTTTCGGATACTATCGAGGTCGAGGTAAGCGAATGA
- a CDS encoding nuclear transport factor 2 family protein: MGKFTREELLEAFQHYRQVRDRASRTGNWDAWADLFTEDAHYTEHAYGELQGREAIREWIVGVMKPFPTMTFPEGWSVIDAERGAVVWESWNAFPEPFQPDGTPYRFPNWTRIVYAGEGRWSSEEDVYNPQKDAPNVMKAWLAAGGKFKTPEQVKIKH, translated from the coding sequence ATGGGGAAATTCACCCGAGAGGAATTGCTGGAAGCGTTCCAGCACTACCGTCAAGTGCGCGATCGAGCTTCGCGGACCGGAAATTGGGACGCGTGGGCGGATCTTTTTACTGAAGATGCCCACTATACGGAGCACGCTTATGGAGAACTGCAAGGCCGGGAGGCGATCCGTGAATGGATTGTTGGTGTGATGAAGCCCTTCCCCACCATGACATTCCCGGAGGGCTGGTCGGTCATCGATGCGGAGCGGGGCGCTGTGGTTTGGGAATCCTGGAATGCCTTCCCGGAGCCCTTTCAGCCCGATGGGACGCCCTATCGGTTTCCGAACTGGACCCGGATTGTCTACGCGGGAGAGGGCCGGTGGTCGTCAGAGGAAGACGTTTACAATCCGCAGAAAGATGCGCCGAATGTCATGAAGGCGTGGCTGGCTGCAGGTGGGAAGTTCAAAACTCCCGAGCAGGTCAAGATCAAGCATTAG
- a CDS encoding NosD domain-containing protein gives MKNKKFYFLLSVLTGMLLLEGGSPREARAQADEDTVRCAQAVSKAMVDFTTRVYEAKSGCEAKRIASSRPKFCGQDERKTKDLAAANQRLEREIRNCKEGALANLCPLGARNSVSLTAGLASEGDPSSIASQLEALVGRLFVAPISASGCSPRPGWDADRPAEECVKVLSRNGGELFEELQECFADCELKQMKQDDVEQFCVDVSTGAPTTSKVSDCVNKELTAFFSTMDRKCSDDGVDQLGCPDGQTTSVAVAASVATEFLQMAESLNLGLFHSICRSETDIVVDTVPSSATLLPSGSPVTVSCGTLVDADFMAGNSILRLDSNVNCDSVQAAIDGLMVSATGITIDGADEYGLVGMDRSRYRTGAGIRLLPGATNITLKNLKSIRRFGVGIADSGLNTGLRIQNVALRRNDTAGLSIHSPGVVIEGLYADRNKIGAILEGDNIVIRDSTIRRCDGSRGVGLLVRGMDADANGVAVEVRDMFFEHNGVGVDLVGSFHRVLDNRVTRSRYSAIESDTSDSLYDGNLFRDSRQGFGLEVRGVNNIINENQSESNGLAAFAVTGNGNTITNNSAGDPRRGNGSKGGGITVTGIENELGGNGSYRNRPTQYSIGRYNVDLGGNVANGEEISFGQDGTTVE, from the coding sequence ATGAAGAACAAAAAATTCTATTTTCTTCTCTCGGTTTTGACGGGAATGTTGCTGCTTGAGGGGGGATCTCCTCGGGAGGCACGTGCTCAGGCGGATGAGGATACGGTCCGATGCGCACAGGCTGTTTCCAAAGCCATGGTCGATTTTACGACGCGGGTCTACGAAGCCAAGTCGGGCTGCGAGGCAAAGCGAATTGCGAGTTCCCGACCGAAGTTTTGCGGTCAGGACGAGCGCAAGACAAAGGACCTCGCCGCAGCCAATCAGCGCCTCGAAAGAGAGATCCGAAACTGCAAGGAGGGAGCGCTTGCAAACCTCTGCCCCCTGGGTGCCCGGAATAGTGTCTCCTTGACCGCGGGGCTTGCCTCGGAGGGCGACCCGTCGTCCATCGCTTCGCAACTGGAAGCTTTGGTAGGGAGATTGTTCGTGGCACCGATTAGCGCATCCGGTTGTTCTCCGAGGCCGGGTTGGGATGCTGACCGCCCTGCGGAGGAGTGCGTCAAGGTTCTTTCGCGGAACGGTGGAGAACTTTTCGAGGAATTGCAGGAATGCTTTGCTGACTGCGAATTGAAGCAGATGAAGCAGGATGACGTCGAACAATTCTGTGTTGATGTGAGCACGGGAGCGCCGACAACCTCGAAGGTCAGCGACTGCGTCAACAAGGAATTGACGGCGTTCTTCTCGACGATGGATCGCAAGTGCAGCGACGATGGGGTCGACCAGTTGGGTTGTCCGGACGGGCAAACGACATCGGTGGCTGTGGCCGCTTCTGTCGCGACGGAATTTTTGCAGATGGCCGAGTCTTTGAATCTGGGCCTTTTTCATTCCATTTGTCGCTCCGAGACGGATATCGTCGTGGATACGGTGCCGTCATCTGCGACCTTGTTGCCAAGTGGCTCACCTGTCACGGTCAGTTGCGGCACGCTCGTTGATGCCGATTTCATGGCGGGGAACTCGATCCTCAGACTCGATAGCAATGTGAACTGCGATTCCGTGCAGGCCGCGATCGATGGCTTGATGGTCAGCGCGACCGGAATTACGATTGATGGTGCGGATGAGTACGGCCTTGTCGGGATGGATAGAAGCCGCTATCGCACGGGCGCGGGTATCCGACTGCTTCCGGGCGCTACGAATATCACCCTGAAGAACCTGAAGTCGATCCGCAGATTCGGAGTGGGTATTGCTGACTCGGGGCTGAATACCGGCCTTCGCATTCAGAATGTCGCGTTACGCCGGAATGATACGGCGGGACTGTCCATCCACTCTCCGGGGGTCGTGATCGAGGGCCTCTATGCGGACCGAAATAAAATAGGCGCGATCCTGGAAGGCGATAATATCGTGATCCGTGATTCGACGATTCGCCGATGCGACGGGAGTCGCGGTGTCGGGCTTTTGGTGCGAGGAATGGATGCCGACGCTAACGGCGTGGCGGTAGAGGTGCGCGATATGTTTTTCGAGCACAATGGCGTCGGCGTGGATCTGGTGGGAAGTTTTCACCGCGTTCTGGACAATCGAGTCACGCGCTCGCGCTATTCCGCCATTGAATCCGATACATCCGATTCGCTTTACGACGGCAATTTGTTCCGCGACAGTCGTCAGGGCTTCGGGCTGGAAGTTCGCGGCGTCAATAATATCATCAACGAAAACCAATCGGAGAGTAACGGACTCGCGGCCTTTGCGGTTACCGGAAATGGCAATACGATCACCAATAATAGCGCCGGCGACCCCCGACGAGGTAACGGTAGCAAGGGTGGCGGCATCACGGTGACAGGGATCGAGAACGAGTTAGGTGGCAACGGTAGCTATCGAAATCGACCAACGCAGTATTCGATCGGTCGTTATAATGTTGACCTTGGCGGCAACGTCGCCAATGGCGAGGAGATTTCTTTCGGCCAGGACGGAACAACGGTCGAGTAG
- a CDS encoding 4Fe-4S binding protein yields MPFTIIAENCTGCSACEQRCPTRAISGDPKKAYLIEGSMCIDCGACGVICPDEAILDTFGNMTSVLKKPQRPVAIVHPDNCNGCGVCIDVCPFDSLDSAPGNEASFLGKVIVNEKTCVGCRLCEEVCGWEGIYIMPGEEKAPFLDALGYTEEEYNATSGTA; encoded by the coding sequence ATGCCCTTTACGATCATCGCCGAGAATTGCACGGGATGTAGCGCCTGCGAGCAGAGATGCCCGACAAGAGCCATCTCGGGTGACCCTAAAAAAGCCTATTTGATCGAGGGCTCAATGTGTATCGATTGCGGCGCTTGCGGCGTGATCTGTCCGGACGAAGCGATTCTCGACACCTTCGGAAACATGACTTCCGTGTTGAAGAAACCCCAGCGGCCGGTTGCCATCGTTCACCCTGATAATTGCAACGGTTGTGGTGTCTGCATCGACGTCTGTCCTTTCGATTCTCTGGACTCGGCTCCCGGCAACGAGGCAAGCTTTCTGGGTAAAGTGATCGTGAACGAAAAGACCTGCGTAGGTTGCCGACTGTGTGAAGAGGTTTGCGGTTGGGAGGGCATTTATATCATGCCCGGCGAAGAAAAGGCTCCGTTTCTCGATGCCTTGGGCTACACAGAGGAAGAGTATAACGCGACCTCGGGCACGGCCTGA